Proteins encoded in a region of the Photobacterium profundum SS9 genome:
- the glpG gene encoding rhomboid family intramembrane serine protease GlpG — protein sequence MHRLAGFHNPRQAQAFIDYMASRGITLSLASEPEGVFAIWLVDIEHQVEAESELNTFLSNPNESKYQAASWDVAESRTAKFNYRSPSLMGMIKSQAGPFSLSVMVVVIAIYVLWFFGLQQPIFDLFHYPFMDGDQWQVWRFFSHALIHFSALHIIFNCLWWWILGGQLERHSGSVKLVQVFLISALISGFAQFWLHGPNFGGLSGVVYALMGYIWWMGWLAPKRGLTMPKAYIGFMLAWLVIGFAEPMGMSIANMAHLFGLISGCLIALVDAKFGKPIQN from the coding sequence ATGCATCGATTAGCTGGATTCCATAATCCTCGTCAGGCGCAAGCGTTTATCGATTATATGGCGTCGCGTGGTATTACATTGTCTTTAGCATCTGAACCAGAAGGTGTTTTTGCCATCTGGTTAGTTGATATCGAGCATCAGGTTGAAGCAGAGTCTGAACTCAATACTTTTTTGAGTAACCCGAATGAATCTAAGTATCAAGCCGCATCTTGGGATGTAGCTGAAAGCCGTACGGCAAAATTCAATTATCGTAGCCCGAGTTTAATGGGGATGATTAAATCACAGGCAGGACCGTTTAGCTTATCGGTTATGGTGGTGGTTATCGCAATTTATGTATTGTGGTTCTTCGGTCTACAGCAGCCGATTTTTGATCTATTCCATTACCCATTTATGGATGGTGATCAGTGGCAAGTGTGGCGATTTTTCTCACACGCTTTGATTCACTTTTCTGCCTTACATATTATTTTTAACTGCTTGTGGTGGTGGATCCTCGGCGGGCAATTAGAGCGACATAGTGGCAGTGTAAAACTGGTTCAAGTCTTTTTGATATCAGCGTTGATATCAGGGTTTGCGCAATTTTGGCTTCATGGTCCTAACTTTGGTGGTTTGTCTGGGGTTGTTTACGCCCTAATGGGCTACATCTGGTGGATGGGCTGGTTGGCACCTAAACGGGGTCTTACCATGCCAAAAGCGTATATCGGCTTTATGCTGGCATGGCTGGTGATTGGATTTGCAGAGCCAATGGGGATGTCGATAGCGAACATGGCACATTTATTTGGCTTGATCAGTGGGTGCTTAATTGCGCTGGTTGATGCGAAATTTGGAAAGCCGATACAAAACTAA
- a CDS encoding chorismate--pyruvate lyase family protein translates to MSKFKQLYKPLLDNAQWETPLSLAIEGTAFGHWLLEPNSLSRRLQRHCDEFTVSLIEQKKIDSTMLSADERELIGDVDCLLRKVVLMGDGQPWVFARTLIPLSTLTGQESDLEQLGEMPLGFRVFTDRSARRDALEVANTGTQAQPLWARRSRLWINNKPLLVAELFLAQAPVYSKEKQC, encoded by the coding sequence ATGTCGAAATTCAAGCAGTTGTATAAACCATTATTGGATAATGCGCAGTGGGAAACACCCCTTTCACTCGCGATAGAAGGCACAGCGTTTGGGCATTGGTTGCTTGAACCTAATTCATTGTCACGCCGACTTCAGCGTCATTGCGATGAATTTACCGTGTCGCTAATTGAGCAGAAGAAAATCGATAGTACGATGTTATCGGCTGATGAACGTGAGTTGATCGGTGATGTTGATTGTCTATTGCGTAAAGTTGTTTTGATGGGAGACGGACAACCGTGGGTATTTGCTCGTACTTTAATTCCGCTATCCACCCTTACTGGGCAAGAGAGTGATCTTGAACAATTGGGTGAGATGCCATTAGGCTTTCGGGTATTTACCGATCGTAGTGCGCGTCGTGATGCATTGGAAGTTGCGAATACAGGAACACAAGCACAGCCACTATGGGCTCGCCGTTCACGTTTATGGATAAATAACAAACCGCTGCTGGTGGCTGAATTATTTTTGGCACAAGCCCCGGTGTATTCAAAGGAGAAACAATGTTAG
- the glpE gene encoding thiosulfate sulfurtransferase GlpE: MEQFEHISVDQAYSLLQQEDSLAVLVDIRDPQSFGLAHPENAYHLTNDTMVELMNQVDFEQPVIVMCYHGISSQGAAQYLINQGFEAVYSLDGGFEAWRRQALPIIQQIG, encoded by the coding sequence ATGGAACAGTTCGAACATATTTCAGTTGATCAAGCATATAGCTTATTGCAACAAGAAGATTCACTGGCAGTGTTAGTGGATATTCGCGACCCTCAATCATTTGGGCTAGCACATCCTGAAAATGCTTATCATCTGACGAATGACACCATGGTTGAATTAATGAATCAGGTTGATTTTGAACAACCTGTGATTGTGATGTGCTATCACGGCATTAGCAGCCAAGGTGCTGCGCAATATTTGATTAACCAAGGGTTTGAAGCGGTGTATAGTTTGGATGGTGGCTTTGAAGCTTGGCGTCGTCAGGCTTTACCAATTATTCAACAGATAGGTTAA
- the glpD gene encoding glycerol-3-phosphate dehydrogenase, with product MTAENTQILDLIVVGGGINGAGIAADAAGRGLTVGLYEADDFASATSSASSKLIHGGLRYLEHYEFRLVGEALAEREVLLKKIPHIARPMRFRLPHRPHLRPAWMIRAGLFMYDNLGKRTTLPASHGLKFGQDSVLIPEITKGFEYSDCWVDDARLVILNAMEVAEKGGDVRNRCRVEKAVREGEFWLVTIRDVQTNEIFVRKSRALVNAAGPWVKAFFDNSMEEVSPRNIRLIKGSHIVVPRAHDEPQAYILQNEDNRIVFVIPYLDRFSIIGTTDVEYNGDPRNVAIDDSEIDYLLKAYNANFVKKLDRTDVVWTYSGVRPLCDDESDSPQAITRDYTLELEQQANKAPLLSIFGGKLTTYRKLAEAAMTKLSPFFSNMGPSWTADSYLPGGEANFSIPQLAKKLQQQHAWLSAFTCERMATNYGNRAVRLLEGVNGEADMGKHFGEGLYARELDYMIEQEFAQNEIDALWRRSKLGLYLNDEQIAAVAQYITDKALSIEAKKSEANVAA from the coding sequence ATGACGGCAGAAAACACGCAGATTTTGGATCTAATTGTAGTAGGTGGTGGTATTAATGGCGCAGGTATTGCCGCTGATGCTGCTGGACGAGGTTTGACTGTCGGTTTATATGAAGCTGATGACTTTGCTTCTGCTACTTCTTCTGCGAGTTCGAAGCTTATCCACGGTGGTCTTCGTTATCTTGAGCACTATGAATTCCGTTTAGTTGGCGAAGCACTGGCAGAGCGTGAAGTGCTATTGAAAAAAATCCCTCATATTGCGCGCCCTATGCGTTTTCGTTTGCCTCACCGCCCACACCTTCGTCCGGCTTGGATGATCCGTGCTGGCTTATTTATGTATGATAACTTGGGTAAACGCACGACATTACCTGCAAGTCATGGTCTTAAATTTGGTCAAGATTCAGTATTAATTCCAGAAATAACCAAAGGGTTTGAATACTCAGATTGCTGGGTAGATGATGCGCGTTTGGTGATTTTAAATGCAATGGAAGTGGCTGAAAAAGGCGGTGATGTGCGTAATCGTTGCCGAGTTGAAAAAGCGGTACGTGAAGGTGAATTTTGGCTCGTGACCATTCGCGATGTCCAAACGAACGAAATATTTGTACGTAAATCACGTGCGCTGGTGAATGCGGCTGGCCCTTGGGTGAAAGCGTTCTTCGATAACAGCATGGAAGAAGTATCTCCGCGCAATATTCGCTTAATTAAAGGTTCACACATTGTCGTGCCACGTGCACACGATGAACCGCAAGCGTATATTTTGCAAAATGAAGATAATCGAATTGTTTTTGTTATTCCTTACTTAGATCGTTTTTCGATTATTGGTACGACAGATGTTGAATACAATGGTGATCCTCGTAATGTGGCAATTGATGACAGCGAGATCGACTACTTATTAAAAGCTTACAACGCCAATTTTGTGAAAAAGCTGGATCGTACTGATGTGGTATGGACCTACAGTGGCGTTCGTCCGCTATGTGATGATGAATCAGACTCACCACAAGCAATTACCCGTGATTACACCTTAGAGCTTGAACAGCAAGCGAATAAAGCCCCTTTACTATCGATTTTCGGGGGTAAGCTAACCACATATCGTAAGCTTGCTGAGGCAGCGATGACCAAGCTATCGCCTTTCTTCTCCAACATGGGCCCAAGTTGGACCGCTGATTCGTATTTGCCGGGTGGTGAAGCGAACTTTAGCATCCCACAGCTGGCCAAGAAACTGCAACAGCAGCATGCATGGTTATCTGCCTTTACGTGTGAGCGTATGGCAACGAACTACGGTAACCGAGCGGTGAGATTGTTAGAGGGAGTCAATGGTGAGGCTGATATGGGTAAGCACTTTGGTGAAGGCCTTTATGCTCGCGAACTCGATTATATGATTGAGCAAGAATTTGCGCAAAATGAAATCGATGCATTGTGGCGTCGTAGTAAATTAGGTTTGTATCTAAATGATGAGCAAATCGCAGCGGTGGCACAGTACATTACGGACAAAGCACTATCTATTGAGGCTAAAAAATCAGAAGCGAATGTCGCGGCATAA
- a CDS encoding flagellar basal body-associated protein FliL, with protein MMKSTIFGFTLFLASFLATQYVAAADVPLSQPNYSYYTLTPDITTNYVTQGKKLGYLRLQIDLMVSDPSLIKQVEHHTPLIRDAIINIIGQQPEAKVKSLAGREEIRQACLAKVNELLITETRQKLVTELLFTKYLYQ; from the coding sequence ATGATGAAATCGACAATCTTTGGCTTCACCCTTTTTTTGGCTAGTTTTCTAGCTACCCAGTATGTTGCAGCAGCAGATGTACCCCTGTCGCAGCCTAATTATTCTTATTACACCTTAACCCCCGACATAACGACGAACTACGTTACTCAGGGTAAAAAACTTGGCTATTTGCGTTTACAAATCGATTTAATGGTATCTGATCCCAGCTTAATCAAACAGGTGGAGCATCATACGCCATTAATTCGTGATGCTATTATCAACATCATTGGTCAACAACCAGAAGCGAAAGTGAAATCATTGGCGGGGCGTGAAGAAATTCGTCAAGCCTGCCTGGCCAAAGTGAATGAACTGCTGATCACAGAGACCCGACAAAAACTGGTAACAGAGTTATTGTTTACGAAGTATCTGTACCAATAA
- the ftsX gene encoding permease-like cell division protein FtsX, giving the protein MARKQTGFFAIHKQQCFEALNDLFKRPLGNILTLAVLAFALTLPSTFYLLAKNVTLVAQAWQNPTQLTLYLDNNASEQVGADFSEQLQSWSEIEAVTYISPDQGLEDFREHAGFEQALSLLDENPLPAVIIVRPAPDWQNNEQAAQLATKIRTEPTVDEVRLDSDWLQRLAAIQDLSVTLALLMSGLMLFAVFLIVGNTLRLQVLNQKDRIQVMKMVGATDSFILRPYLYVGVWFGLIGAVIAWVLTTIVTILLDSAVEKLAMLYDSNFRLVGLSWDESLILMMTAAFLGLLAARFSAGRHLKEIEPI; this is encoded by the coding sequence GTGGCGCGTAAACAAACTGGCTTTTTTGCGATTCATAAGCAGCAGTGCTTTGAAGCACTGAATGATCTTTTTAAGCGTCCGTTAGGTAATATTTTAACACTCGCGGTCTTAGCGTTTGCCTTAACGTTACCTTCAACGTTTTATTTATTAGCAAAAAACGTCACCTTGGTGGCACAGGCTTGGCAAAACCCGACACAACTTACGTTGTATTTAGATAATAATGCTTCAGAGCAAGTCGGTGCTGATTTTTCTGAGCAGCTACAATCGTGGTCTGAAATCGAAGCGGTCACGTATATTTCACCCGATCAAGGCCTTGAAGATTTCAGAGAGCATGCAGGTTTTGAGCAAGCACTCAGTTTACTGGATGAGAATCCATTACCTGCTGTCATTATTGTGCGCCCAGCACCTGATTGGCAAAATAATGAACAAGCAGCACAACTCGCCACTAAAATTCGCACTGAGCCTACGGTTGATGAAGTGCGATTAGACAGTGACTGGCTACAACGGTTAGCTGCGATTCAGGATCTATCTGTTACCTTGGCGTTACTGATGTCTGGGTTAATGCTGTTTGCGGTCTTTTTAATTGTGGGAAACACCCTACGTCTTCAAGTGTTGAATCAGAAAGATAGAATTCAAGTGATGAAGATGGTGGGAGCGACAGATAGCTTTATTCTGCGACCTTATTTATATGTAGGTGTTTGGTTCGGTTTAATTGGGGCCGTTATTGCGTGGGTGCTAACGACAATTGTGACTATACTTCTTGACAGTGCCGTTGAAAAACTCGCGATGTTATACGACAGTAATTTTCGTTTAGTGGGTTTAAGTTGGGATGAAAGCCTGATTTTAATGATGACTGCGGCCTTCCTTGGATTGCTTGCTGCTCGCTTCTCTGCGGGGCGTCATTTGAAAGAAATTGAACCTATCTAA
- the glpT gene encoding glycerol-3-phosphate transporter, with translation MFGIFKPAVHTAKLSGGQIDPVYKRLRWQLFMGIFFGYAGYYLVRKNFTLAMPFLIEEYGYSRGDLGVALAAVSIAYGLSKFLMGSVSDRSNPRYFMAAGLTMSALVMLCFGFMPWATGSISAMFILLFLNGWFQGMGWPACGRTMVHWWSRKERGELVSVWNVAHNVGGGLIGPMFLLGLWAFNDDWRTAFYVPAFFALLVAAFTLIAMRDTPQSCGLPAIEEYKNDYPDNYDESHEKEMTGKEIFFKYIFNNKLLWFIAIANAFVYLIRYGVLDWAPVYLSEVKDFSVDKSSWAYFLYEWAGIPGTLLCGWMSDKFFKGRRAPAGILFMSLVTIAVLVYWFNPPGNPMIDMAALVAIGFLIYGPVMLIGLYALELAPKKAAGTAAGLTGLFGYLGGAVVANIVLGYTVDHFGWDGGFMVLVSACGLSIFFLVLALMGENKEHEKRAIERAQQNA, from the coding sequence ATGTTTGGCATCTTTAAACCCGCGGTTCATACTGCGAAACTGTCTGGTGGACAAATAGACCCTGTCTATAAACGTCTACGTTGGCAACTCTTTATGGGCATTTTCTTTGGCTATGCCGGGTATTATCTGGTCCGTAAAAACTTCACTCTGGCTATGCCTTTCTTGATTGAAGAATACGGCTATAGTCGTGGTGATTTAGGTGTTGCTCTGGCTGCTGTTTCTATTGCCTATGGCTTATCAAAGTTCTTAATGGGGAGTGTGTCAGACCGTTCTAATCCGCGCTATTTCATGGCGGCAGGTTTGACCATGTCGGCGTTGGTGATGCTGTGCTTTGGCTTTATGCCTTGGGCAACAGGCAGTATTAGTGCCATGTTTATCTTATTGTTCTTGAACGGTTGGTTTCAGGGCATGGGATGGCCAGCTTGTGGCCGAACAATGGTGCACTGGTGGTCACGCAAAGAACGTGGTGAATTAGTGTCTGTTTGGAACGTCGCGCATAACGTGGGTGGCGGTTTAATCGGTCCAATGTTCTTATTGGGTTTGTGGGCCTTTAACGATGACTGGCGTACGGCATTTTATGTACCTGCATTCTTCGCGTTGTTGGTTGCTGCTTTCACATTAATCGCCATGCGTGATACGCCGCAATCTTGTGGTTTGCCTGCCATTGAAGAATACAAAAACGATTACCCAGATAACTACGATGAATCACATGAAAAAGAGATGACCGGTAAGGAAATCTTCTTCAAGTATATATTTAACAACAAATTATTGTGGTTTATCGCAATTGCGAACGCATTTGTTTACTTGATTCGTTATGGCGTACTTGATTGGGCTCCAGTGTACTTAAGTGAAGTAAAAGATTTTTCAGTAGATAAATCGTCTTGGGCATATTTCCTTTATGAGTGGGCGGGTATTCCTGGCACATTACTGTGTGGTTGGATGTCAGATAAATTCTTTAAAGGTCGTCGTGCACCTGCTGGCATCTTATTTATGTCACTTGTAACGATTGCGGTATTGGTTTACTGGTTTAATCCACCGGGCAACCCAATGATCGATATGGCAGCACTGGTTGCTATCGGCTTCCTTATTTATGGTCCGGTAATGCTTATTGGCCTGTATGCATTAGAGCTAGCACCGAAGAAAGCGGCGGGTACGGCAGCTGGCCTTACTGGTCTGTTTGGATACCTTGGTGGTGCGGTTGTAGCAAATATCGTATTAGGCTATACCGTTGACCACTTTGGTTGGGATGGTGGCTTCATGGTGCTGGTTTCAGCCTGTGGTTTGTCAATCTTCTTCCTCGTGTTGGCACTGATGGGTGAAAACAAGGAGCATGAAAAACGTGCCATTGAGCGCGCGCAACAAAATGCATGA
- the ftsE gene encoding cell division ATP-binding protein FtsE, protein MIRFQQVSKAYRGGSQALQKVDFHLRSADMAFLTGHSGAGKSTLLKLICAIERPSDGHIFFNGHEITRIDNKQIPFLRRNIGIIFQDHKLLMDSSVYDNVALPLRVEQVSENDVKRRVSAALDKVGLLDKARCLPIQLSGGEQQRVGIARAVVNKPMLLLADEPTGNLDAELSQQVMRLFEEFNRVGVCVLMATHDTSLLSTHNYRRLDLHQGHLRELARGA, encoded by the coding sequence GTGATTCGATTTCAGCAGGTAAGTAAAGCCTATCGTGGCGGTAGCCAAGCGCTACAAAAAGTAGATTTTCATCTGCGGTCAGCAGATATGGCTTTTTTAACTGGTCATTCTGGAGCAGGTAAAAGTACCCTGCTGAAATTGATTTGTGCCATAGAGCGACCAAGTGATGGTCATATCTTTTTTAATGGTCACGAAATAACACGTATCGACAATAAGCAGATACCCTTTTTACGTCGTAATATTGGTATCATTTTTCAAGACCACAAATTATTGATGGACAGCAGTGTCTACGATAACGTTGCTTTACCTTTGCGGGTAGAGCAAGTGTCTGAAAATGATGTTAAACGCCGTGTATCAGCAGCCCTTGATAAAGTGGGGCTGCTTGATAAGGCGCGTTGTTTACCGATTCAATTATCCGGTGGTGAACAGCAACGAGTCGGTATTGCCCGGGCTGTGGTTAACAAGCCCATGTTGCTCTTAGCGGATGAACCTACCGGTAATTTAGATGCCGAATTATCACAACAGGTGATGCGTTTATTTGAAGAATTTAATCGCGTTGGGGTATGTGTATTGATGGCGACACACGATACGTCGTTATTATCGACACATAATTATCGTCGATTAGATTTGCACCAAGGACATTTAAGGGAGCTTGCCCGTGGCGCGTAA
- the rsmD gene encoding 16S rRNA (guanine(966)-N(2))-methyltransferase RsmD, whose protein sequence is MTRHKQQTGRNMPNNRRDGFVRIISGQWRGRKLPVHDVDGLRPTTDRVKETVFNWLAQDIYQAKCLDLFTGSGGLSFEALSRGAESITMLELDKKAANQLQQNLTTVGATNANVLNTDSLKYLAQTGTPHDLVFIDPPFRKDLIQNIIVLLEANNWLTPHAMIYIEAEKELGEIVTPSHWRLHREKIAGQVCYRLFEREKV, encoded by the coding sequence ATGACGAGACACAAGCAGCAAACAGGCCGAAATATGCCAAATAATCGCCGAGATGGGTTCGTTAGAATCATCAGTGGGCAGTGGCGCGGACGTAAATTACCGGTCCACGACGTTGATGGTTTAAGACCCACCACTGATCGCGTAAAGGAAACTGTTTTCAACTGGTTAGCTCAAGACATTTATCAAGCTAAATGCCTTGATCTGTTTACTGGTAGTGGTGGTTTAAGTTTTGAAGCTTTGTCTCGTGGTGCCGAAAGCATCACTATGCTTGAATTAGACAAAAAAGCCGCAAATCAACTGCAACAGAATTTAACAACTGTTGGTGCCACCAATGCCAACGTTCTAAACACTGATAGTCTAAAATATTTAGCGCAAACAGGCACGCCCCATGATTTAGTGTTTATCGATCCACCCTTTCGTAAAGATTTGATACAAAATATTATCGTTCTATTGGAGGCCAACAACTGGCTCACCCCCCATGCAATGATTTATATTGAAGCGGAGAAAGAACTGGGTGAGATCGTAACGCCCTCACACTGGCGTTTACATCGTGAAAAGATAGCAGGCCAAGTCTGTTATCGTCTATTTGAAAGAGAAAAAGTATGA
- the rpoH gene encoding RNA polymerase sigma factor RpoH, translating to MAKQMSSMALIFAGSLDSYIQTVNRHPMLSAEQEKELAERLHYDGDIEAAKGLVMSHMRFVVHVARGYSGYGLPIADLIQEGNIGLMKAVKRFNPEVGVRLVSFAVHWIKAEIHEYVLRNWRIVKVATTKAQRKLFFNLRKSKKRLGWFNNAEVEMVAEQLGVNPSEVREMESRLAAQDPAFELPNEDDDRDAGYTAPVYFLEDKSSDVALSYEENNWENHTNNRLSNALAGLDERSQHIVRSRWLDDEKTTLQDLANHYGISAERVRQLEKNAMKKLKEAVGDFY from the coding sequence ATGGCAAAACAGATGTCTTCAATGGCTCTAATTTTTGCTGGTAGCTTGGATAGTTATATCCAGACAGTCAATAGACACCCAATGCTTTCCGCAGAGCAAGAAAAAGAGTTAGCTGAACGTCTGCATTATGATGGCGATATTGAAGCTGCGAAAGGCTTGGTAATGTCACATATGCGCTTTGTTGTACACGTTGCTCGTGGCTATTCCGGTTATGGCTTACCAATAGCCGACCTAATACAGGAAGGCAACATCGGCTTGATGAAAGCGGTAAAACGCTTTAACCCTGAAGTAGGGGTTCGCTTGGTGTCTTTCGCTGTACACTGGATTAAAGCTGAAATACATGAATATGTTTTACGCAATTGGCGCATCGTGAAAGTTGCGACAACCAAAGCGCAGCGTAAACTATTCTTTAATCTACGTAAGTCAAAAAAGCGTCTGGGTTGGTTTAACAACGCAGAAGTTGAAATGGTTGCAGAACAACTGGGTGTTAATCCATCTGAAGTACGCGAGATGGAATCACGTTTAGCAGCACAAGATCCCGCATTTGAATTACCAAATGAAGATGACGATCGTGATGCAGGCTACACTGCTCCTGTCTATTTCCTTGAAGATAAATCTTCTGATGTTGCTTTAAGTTATGAAGAAAATAACTGGGAAAACCATACTAACAACCGTCTATCTAATGCATTAGCAGGATTGGATGAGCGTAGTCAGCACATTGTGCGATCTCGTTGGTTAGATGATGAAAAGACGACCTTACAAGATTTAGCTAATCACTACGGTATATCTGCCGAAAGGGTTCGCCAGCTTGAGAAAAACGCCATGAAGAAGCTGAAAGAAGCAGTAGGCGATTTTTACTAG
- the ftsY gene encoding signal recognition particle-docking protein FtsY yields the protein MAEKKKRGLFSWLGFGSDEKTEQTEQTIENQTNEVDVDSLQSTDDKENIEALAQQEADALAQAKADEEAEALAIAKAAEEAEALAVVKAAEEAEMAAKAEAEAQAAKAAEVIIHEQEKPQSDGFFARLMRGLKKTKTNFGSGFFGLFSGKKIDDELFEELEEQLLIAXVGMDXTLXIIENLTDKAXRNELKDGEALYGLLKEELADMLSTVEQPLIVDTTQKPFVILMVGVNGVGKTTTIGKLAKQFQSEGKSVMLAAGDTFRAAAVEQLQVWGERNGVPVVAQHTGADSASVIFDAIESAQARNVDVVIADTAGRLQNKGHLMEELRKIVRVMKKVDPAAPHEIMLTVDAGTGQNAISQAKLFSEVAPVSGITISKLDGTAKGGVIFAIANQFSIPIRYIGIGEGIDDLRPFVADEFIEALFSDEE from the coding sequence ATGGCAGAGAAAAAGAAACGCGGATTATTTTCGTGGCTGGGTTTTGGATCTGATGAGAAGACCGAGCAAACCGAACAAACGATAGAAAATCAAACCAATGAGGTGGATGTTGATTCACTGCAATCAACAGACGATAAGGAGAATATAGAGGCTTTAGCTCAGCAAGAAGCTGATGCGCTTGCACAAGCTAAAGCCGATGAAGAAGCTGAGGCACTCGCAATTGCCAAAGCCGCGGAAGAGGCAGAAGCACTTGCTGTAGTGAAAGCGGCAGAAGAAGCAGAGATGGCTGCTAAGGCAGAAGCTGAAGCGCAAGCAGCAAAAGCGGCTGAAGTGATCATTCACGAGCAAGAAAAACCTCAATCTGACGGGTTTTTTGCTCGCTTAATGCGTGGTCTAAAGAAAACGAAAACCAATTTTGGTTCAGGTTTCTTTGGTCTCTTCAGCGGTAAAAAAATCGATGATGAATTATTTGAAGAGCTAGAAGAGCAACTTCTTATTGCCNATGTAGGTATGGATNCTACGTTANAAATCATCGAGAACCTGACAGACAAAGCCANCCGTAATGAACTTAAAGACGGTGAGGCACTCTATGGTTTGCTCAAAGAAGAATTAGCCGACATGCTGTCAACCGTTGAGCAGCCGCTGATTGTTGATACCACCCAAAAGCCATTTGTTATTTTAATGGTGGGTGTTAATGGTGTGGGTAAAACCACAACAATTGGTAAGCTAGCGAAGCAATTCCAGAGTGAAGGTAAATCTGTCATGTTGGCGGCGGGTGATACATTCCGTGCAGCAGCTGTTGAGCAGCTTCAAGTCTGGGGTGAGCGTAATGGCGTACCTGTTGTGGCTCAGCATACTGGTGCCGATAGTGCGTCTGTGATTTTTGATGCGATAGAATCAGCACAAGCACGTAACGTTGATGTGGTTATTGCCGATACTGCAGGTCGATTGCAGAACAAAGGTCACCTAATGGAAGAATTACGCAAAATTGTACGCGTAATGAAGAAGGTTGACCCTGCTGCACCGCATGAAATTATGCTTACCGTTGATGCGGGTACTGGTCAAAATGCGATCAGTCAGGCTAAATTGTTTAGTGAAGTGGCACCAGTATCAGGTATTACGATCTCTAAGCTTGATGGAACGGCAAAAGGTGGTGTGATCTTTGCCATCGCAAATCAATTCAGTATCCCTATTCGTTATATCGGCATTGGTGAGGGTATTGATGACTTGCGTCCTTTTGTAGCAGATGAGTTTATTGAAGCACTATTTAGTGACGAGGAATAA
- a CDS encoding DeoR/GlpR family transcriptional regulator: protein MKQSKRHQEIIDIVKTQGYVSTDDLVERFNVSPQTIRRDLNELAAENKIRRHHGGATIPSSSVNTSYNTRKVMQLAEKDRIAEAMAEHIPDGATLFIDIGTTPEAVARALLNHNDLRIVTNNLNVASVLTGKDDFRVILAGGEVRNRDGGIVGEATLDFISQFRLDFGIMGISGIDLDGSLLDFDYHEVRVKQAIIENSRCVMLGADHTKFGRNAMVNLGDISQIDMLFTDEYPPEALAKLITEHEIHMEVVGQSNVPD from the coding sequence GTGAAGCAAAGCAAACGACATCAAGAAATTATCGACATCGTTAAAACCCAGGGCTATGTCAGCACTGACGACCTGGTTGAACGTTTTAACGTGAGTCCTCAAACAATCCGACGAGATCTGAATGAGCTCGCCGCCGAAAATAAAATTCGTCGTCATCACGGTGGAGCAACCATTCCATCCAGTTCCGTTAATACGTCTTACAACACGCGTAAAGTCATGCAGTTGGCTGAAAAAGACCGCATTGCAGAAGCCATGGCAGAGCATATCCCTGATGGGGCTACGTTGTTTATTGATATTGGTACAACGCCTGAAGCTGTAGCCCGTGCGCTGCTTAATCATAACGATTTACGCATCGTGACGAATAACTTGAATGTCGCCAGTGTATTAACGGGAAAAGATGATTTTCGCGTTATCTTGGCGGGTGGTGAAGTACGTAACCGCGACGGCGGTATTGTGGGGGAAGCAACCCTCGATTTCATTTCCCAGTTCCGGTTAGATTTTGGCATCATGGGGATCAGTGGTATTGATCTTGATGGCTCATTACTTGATTTTGATTACCATGAAGTACGCGTGAAGCAGGCGATTATTGAAAACAGTCGTTGCGTTATGCTGGGTGCCGATCATACGAAATTTGGTCGTAATGCGATGGTGAATCTGGGTGATATTAGCCAAATTGATATGCTGTTTACCGACGAATATCCGCCAGAAGCGTTAGCGAAGCTGATTACTGAGCATGAAATCCATATGGAAGTGGTTGGTCAAAGCAACGTTCCAGATTGA